In Sporichthya brevicatena, a single genomic region encodes these proteins:
- the rpsR gene encoding 30S ribosomal protein S18 has protein sequence MAKAQLRKPKKKVCMFCKEKISYVDYKDTSLLRRFISDRGKIRARRVTGNCTQHQRDVATAVKNSREMALLPYTSTAR, from the coding sequence ATGGCGAAGGCACAGCTCCGCAAGCCGAAGAAGAAAGTCTGCATGTTCTGCAAGGAGAAGATCAGCTACGTGGACTACAAGGACACGTCGCTGCTCCGCCGCTTCATCTCCGACCGCGGCAAGATCCGCGCGCGTCGGGTGACCGGCAACTGCACCCAGCACCAGCGCGACGTCGCGACGGCCGTCAAGAACAGCCGCGAGATGGCGCTGCTCCCGTACACGAGCACCGCGCGCTAG
- a CDS encoding single-stranded DNA-binding protein, with protein sequence MAGDTVITLVGNLVDDPELRFTPSGAAVANFRIASTPRTFDRQANEWKDGEALFLTCNVWRQAAENVAESLQKGMRVIVQGRLKQRSYETREGEKRTVFEVEVDEVGPSLAFATAKVNRTARGGGGGGGGYGGGGGGRGGGGQSDDPWASAAPAGAGNRGGGGGGWDSGSGGGGFSDEPPF encoded by the coding sequence ATGGCAGGCGACACCGTCATCACGTTGGTCGGCAATCTCGTCGACGACCCGGAGCTGCGCTTCACCCCCAGCGGCGCCGCGGTCGCCAACTTCCGGATCGCGTCCACACCCCGGACGTTCGACCGGCAGGCGAACGAGTGGAAGGACGGCGAAGCGCTGTTCCTGACCTGCAACGTGTGGCGGCAGGCGGCGGAGAACGTCGCCGAGTCCCTGCAGAAGGGCATGCGGGTCATCGTCCAGGGCCGGCTCAAGCAGCGGTCCTACGAGACCCGTGAGGGCGAGAAGCGCACGGTGTTCGAGGTCGAGGTCGACGAGGTCGGGCCCAGCCTGGCGTTCGCGACCGCGAAGGTGAACCGCACCGCCCGCGGTGGCGGCGGTGGCGGCGGTGGCTACGGCGGCGGGGGTGGCGGCCGCGGTGGCGGCGGCCAGTCCGACGACCCGTGGGCGAGCGCGGCTCCGGCCGGTGCCGGCAACCGCGGTGGCGGCGGTGGCGGCTGGGACAGCGGCAGTGGCGGCGGCGGGTTCTCCGACGAACCGCCCTTCTAA
- a CDS encoding alanine racemase: protein MLRLEIDRARFDAHLQKVSADIPGLVPVAKGNGYGLTMDRCVDEALRLGADTLAVGTFAEARRLPERAEGFGKVVVLTPHLAGDPTEGLPIGLFGRVVHTVATAEAAKSLAGKRVIVECRTSLRRHGVGADDLPGLAAALSDVHLEGFALHLPMNRPRGAHPVTEVATWVERLKAAKLPAATIYVSHLSGPEVAGLAQQFPEKTFRARVGTKLWLGDRGALRAKARVLDVEKLARGDRYGYRQRKAPRDGHLIVVAGGTAHGIGLSAPKPVAGLMSRVKVAGEGTLATFNRTLSPFTWAGKQRWFAEPPHMQVSLLWLPAGVEPPAVGAFLDVETRMTTTTFDEIVEV from the coding sequence ATGCTCCGGCTCGAGATCGACCGGGCGCGCTTCGACGCGCACCTGCAGAAGGTTTCCGCGGACATCCCTGGCCTGGTGCCGGTCGCGAAGGGCAACGGCTACGGCCTGACGATGGACCGCTGCGTGGACGAGGCGCTCCGCCTGGGCGCCGACACCCTCGCCGTCGGCACCTTCGCCGAGGCGCGCCGGCTGCCCGAGCGCGCGGAGGGATTCGGCAAGGTCGTCGTCCTGACGCCGCATCTGGCCGGTGACCCGACCGAGGGTCTGCCGATCGGCCTGTTCGGTCGCGTCGTGCACACGGTCGCGACCGCCGAGGCCGCCAAGTCGCTCGCGGGCAAGCGCGTGATCGTCGAGTGCCGCACCTCGCTGCGCCGCCACGGCGTCGGTGCCGACGACCTGCCCGGTCTCGCCGCCGCGCTCTCCGACGTCCACCTCGAAGGCTTCGCGCTGCACCTGCCGATGAACCGGCCCCGCGGCGCGCACCCGGTCACCGAGGTCGCGACGTGGGTCGAGCGGCTCAAGGCGGCGAAGCTCCCGGCGGCCACGATCTACGTCAGCCACCTGTCCGGGCCCGAGGTCGCCGGCCTGGCGCAGCAGTTCCCCGAGAAGACGTTCCGCGCCCGCGTCGGCACCAAGCTCTGGCTCGGCGACCGCGGTGCCCTGCGTGCGAAGGCCCGCGTCCTCGACGTCGAGAAGCTCGCGCGCGGCGACCGGTACGGGTACCGCCAGCGCAAGGCTCCGCGCGACGGCCACCTGATCGTGGTCGCCGGCGGCACGGCGCACGGCATCGGGCTGTCCGCCCCGAAGCCGGTGGCCGGGCTGATGTCCCGCGTCAAGGTGGCGGGCGAAGGCACCCTCGCGACGTTCAACCGGACGCTGAGCCCGTTCACCTGGGCCGGCAAGCAGCGCTGGTTCGCCGAGCCGCCGCACATGCAGGTCTCGCTGCTCTGGCTCCCCGCCGGCGTCGAACCGCCGGCGGTCGGGGCCTTCCTCGACGTCGAGACCCGCATGACGACCACCACCTTCGACGAGATCGTCGAGGTCTGA
- the rpsF gene encoding 30S ribosomal protein S6, whose amino-acid sequence MRKYELMVILDPDLDERTIAPSLDQFLTVVRSGGGTVDKVDLWGKRRLQYEIKKKADGFYAVIELAAEPAVVKELDRQLNLNEAVLRTKVMRPDAR is encoded by the coding sequence ATGCGTAAGTACGAACTGATGGTGATCCTCGACCCCGATCTCGACGAGCGCACCATCGCCCCGAGCCTCGACCAGTTCCTCACGGTCGTGCGCAGCGGTGGCGGCACCGTCGACAAGGTCGACCTGTGGGGCAAGCGTCGCCTGCAGTACGAGATCAAGAAGAAGGCCGACGGTTTCTACGCGGTCATCGAGCTGGCCGCGGAGCCCGCGGTCGTCAAGGAGCTCGACCGGCAGCTCAACCTCAACGAGGCCGTGCTGCGCACCAAGGTCATGCGGCCCGACGCGCGCTAG
- a CDS encoding TetR/AcrR family transcriptional regulator gives MPAGRAARGATERLTLDAIVDAAEALVAAEGFEGLSMRKLARALGVGAMTLYGYVPTKDDLLGALADRLLADLDLPRPDDGDWAYRVAAVLHATRRALLAHPALVPIVAAHRLDAVSAYRGAEVVFAALREAGLDDAQVVSAFSTLSSYAVGACQQEIGLTTRAGPTRAPLPGITALSGAEFANVVGLAGRLATRDFDEEFSAGLDLLITGLRGWVEGT, from the coding sequence ATGCCTGCCGGCCGGGCCGCGCGCGGCGCCACCGAGCGCCTGACGCTCGACGCGATCGTCGACGCCGCCGAGGCGCTGGTGGCGGCGGAGGGCTTCGAGGGCCTGAGCATGCGCAAGCTCGCGCGGGCACTCGGCGTGGGCGCGATGACGCTCTACGGCTACGTCCCCACCAAGGACGACCTGCTCGGCGCGCTCGCCGACCGGCTGCTCGCCGACCTCGACCTGCCCCGCCCGGACGACGGCGACTGGGCCTACCGCGTGGCGGCGGTCCTCCACGCCACGCGTCGCGCCCTCCTCGCCCACCCCGCCCTGGTGCCGATCGTGGCCGCGCACCGCCTCGACGCCGTCTCGGCCTACCGCGGGGCGGAGGTCGTCTTCGCCGCCCTGCGCGAGGCAGGACTCGACGACGCCCAGGTCGTCAGCGCGTTCAGCACGCTGAGCTCGTACGCGGTCGGCGCCTGCCAGCAGGAGATCGGACTGACCACCCGCGCCGGGCCGACGCGCGCCCCCCTGCCGGGCATCACCGCACTCTCGGGCGCCGAGTTCGCGAACGTCGTCGGTCTGGCCGGTCGGCTCGCCACCCGGGACTTCGACGAGGAGTTCAGCGCCGGGTTGGACCTGCTGATCACGGGACTTCGCGGCTGGGTGGAAGGCACG
- a CDS encoding glycosyltransferase family 87 protein, giving the protein MHIRSSRAAARPSLRAIGPFLAVVALFLATRTALLLFTVREREFVLPSVTNDVRDIYSRWYDVLSTGQFPEHDVMWQYPPAAALVILAPGLLPLSYAVGFYWISFTVDVITFGVLLAAARRRMVEDEVAYASGAAVAPTGRWAWARHQPWAAWVWTVGVALGGPIAYGRYDLIVTGVAVAGLVLLLSADANPLDGRNRRWAGGAVLAFGALLKVWPALLFLCAGPGRRWKESWAAAVVAGSLILLGFWVTMPHSMSFLSAQGGRGVEVESIAALPFHIASHHGWSGYVALNYGSMEYLGPHVNLAAKLCLLASALAFGWLVLWRLTARTWRDSTTADAALVAVLLFVITSRVISPQYMVWLVGLGAVCALHFGPRGTSLMRLPLALVLVATALTCIEYPYWFDELLNAEREAVLLVTVRNVLLVAAAVIGASRLWRSTRAPAGGQTAGGSLRVLVAQAGSRSRSQEMSAP; this is encoded by the coding sequence GTGCACATCAGGTCCTCCAGGGCGGCCGCGCGGCCGTCGTTGCGTGCGATCGGCCCCTTCCTCGCGGTCGTCGCACTCTTCCTCGCCACCCGGACGGCGCTGCTGCTGTTCACGGTGCGTGAGCGGGAGTTCGTGCTGCCGTCGGTCACCAACGACGTCCGCGACATCTACAGCCGCTGGTACGACGTGCTCTCGACGGGACAGTTCCCCGAGCACGACGTCATGTGGCAGTACCCGCCCGCCGCGGCGCTGGTGATCCTCGCCCCCGGGCTCCTCCCGCTCTCCTACGCGGTCGGCTTCTACTGGATCTCGTTCACGGTCGACGTGATCACCTTCGGCGTGCTGCTCGCCGCCGCGCGCCGGCGCATGGTCGAGGACGAGGTGGCCTACGCCTCGGGCGCGGCCGTCGCCCCGACCGGCCGGTGGGCGTGGGCGCGGCACCAGCCGTGGGCCGCCTGGGTGTGGACGGTCGGCGTCGCGCTCGGCGGGCCGATCGCCTACGGCCGCTACGACCTCATCGTCACCGGCGTCGCCGTCGCGGGCCTGGTCCTCCTGCTCAGCGCCGACGCGAACCCGCTCGACGGACGCAATCGCCGGTGGGCCGGCGGGGCCGTCCTGGCCTTCGGGGCGCTGCTCAAGGTGTGGCCGGCGCTGCTGTTCCTGTGCGCGGGCCCGGGCCGGCGGTGGAAGGAGTCCTGGGCCGCGGCCGTCGTCGCCGGCTCACTGATCCTGCTCGGCTTCTGGGTGACGATGCCCCACTCCATGTCCTTCCTGTCCGCCCAGGGCGGGCGCGGGGTCGAGGTGGAGTCGATCGCGGCGCTGCCCTTCCACATCGCGAGCCACCACGGGTGGAGCGGCTACGTCGCGCTGAACTACGGCTCGATGGAGTACCTCGGCCCGCACGTGAACCTCGCCGCCAAGCTGTGCCTGCTCGCCAGCGCGCTGGCCTTCGGCTGGCTGGTGCTGTGGCGGCTGACCGCGCGCACCTGGCGGGACTCCACGACGGCCGACGCCGCGCTGGTCGCGGTGCTGCTGTTCGTGATCACGAGCCGGGTGATCAGCCCGCAGTACATGGTCTGGCTGGTCGGTCTCGGCGCGGTCTGCGCGCTGCACTTCGGCCCGCGTGGCACCTCGCTGATGCGGCTGCCACTGGCGCTCGTGCTGGTCGCGACCGCCCTGACCTGCATCGAGTACCCGTACTGGTTCGACGAGCTGCTCAACGCCGAGCGCGAGGCGGTCCTGCTCGTGACGGTGCGCAACGTGCTCCTCGTCGCCGCGGCCGTGATCGGGGCCTCCCGGCTCTGGCGCAGCACCCGCGCGCCGGCGGGCGGGCAGACCGCCGGGGGCAGCCTGCGGGTCCTCGTCGCTCAGGCGGGGAGCCGCTCCCGCAGCCAGGAAATGTCCGCGCCCTGA
- the rplI gene encoding 50S ribosomal protein L9: protein MKLILTQEVSGLGAPGDVVEVKDGYGRNYLVPRGYAIRWTRGGEKQVTSIRRAREIREIADLDQAKSAKAQLEGLKVTLKARAGDGGRLFGAVTAAEIVAAIAASGGPQVDKRRVEVQNPIKALGAHPVSVRLHPEVSATVTVNVVAA, encoded by the coding sequence ATGAAGCTGATCCTCACCCAGGAGGTCTCGGGGCTCGGTGCTCCGGGCGACGTCGTCGAGGTCAAGGACGGCTACGGCCGCAACTACCTCGTCCCCCGCGGCTACGCGATCCGGTGGACCCGTGGCGGCGAGAAGCAGGTCACCTCGATCCGGCGGGCCCGCGAGATCCGCGAGATCGCGGACCTGGACCAGGCCAAGTCGGCCAAGGCCCAGCTCGAGGGCCTGAAGGTCACCCTGAAGGCGCGCGCCGGCGACGGCGGCCGTCTCTTCGGTGCCGTCACCGCGGCCGAGATCGTCGCCGCGATCGCGGCGTCCGGCGGCCCGCAGGTCGACAAGCGTCGGGTCGAGGTCCAGAACCCGATCAAGGCCCTCGGCGCCCACCCCGTCTCGGTCCGCCTGCACCCCGAGGTGTCGGCAACCGTCACGGTCAACGTCGTGGCGGCCTGA
- a CDS encoding lipid II:glycine glycyltransferase FemX, giving the protein MSLTVRTITADEHLAFVASRGSASFLQVPSWGQVKKEWRSESIGWCDADGKIVGAGLVLYRQIPKVKRYLAYLPEGPVLAWEDVTDAASLRRLLDPMVAHLKSRKAFGVRMGPMVVTRRWSSETIKAAVKDGQATKLQALTPDVVDPAGQKVAELMRAAGWIPPSTTAGFAAGQPQYVFQVPLAGRTREDLLAGFNQQWRRNIKKADKAGVEVTEGTEADLPAFHALYTHTAERDHFTPRPLSYFQTMMRALSSEDPERFKLYLAKHEGELLASTIWIRVGGHAWYSYGASASHKRELQPSNAIQWRMLSDAHEAGAAVYDLRGITDTLDPADPHFGLIQFKLGTGGQAVEYLGEWDLPINALLFQAFRLYLAKR; this is encoded by the coding sequence ATGTCGTTGACGGTCCGGACGATCACGGCCGACGAGCACCTCGCCTTCGTCGCCTCCCGCGGATCCGCGAGCTTCCTCCAGGTCCCCTCGTGGGGCCAGGTGAAGAAGGAATGGCGCAGCGAGTCCATCGGGTGGTGCGACGCCGACGGCAAGATCGTCGGCGCCGGCCTGGTGCTCTACCGCCAGATCCCGAAGGTGAAGCGGTACCTCGCGTACCTGCCCGAAGGCCCGGTCCTGGCCTGGGAGGACGTGACCGACGCCGCGTCCCTGCGCCGGCTGCTGGACCCGATGGTCGCCCACCTGAAGTCGCGCAAGGCCTTCGGCGTCCGCATGGGCCCGATGGTCGTCACGCGCCGGTGGAGCTCGGAGACGATCAAGGCTGCGGTCAAGGACGGCCAGGCCACCAAGCTGCAGGCGCTCACCCCCGACGTCGTCGACCCGGCCGGCCAGAAGGTCGCCGAGCTGATGCGCGCCGCCGGGTGGATCCCACCGTCGACGACCGCCGGGTTCGCCGCCGGCCAGCCGCAGTACGTGTTCCAGGTTCCGCTGGCCGGGCGAACTCGCGAGGACCTGCTCGCCGGGTTCAACCAGCAGTGGCGGCGCAACATCAAGAAGGCGGACAAGGCCGGCGTCGAGGTCACCGAGGGGACCGAGGCCGACCTGCCGGCGTTCCACGCGCTGTACACGCACACGGCCGAACGGGACCACTTCACCCCGCGGCCGCTGAGCTACTTCCAGACGATGATGCGCGCGCTCAGCAGCGAGGACCCCGAGCGCTTCAAGCTCTACCTCGCCAAGCACGAGGGCGAACTGCTCGCCTCGACGATCTGGATCCGCGTCGGCGGCCACGCCTGGTACTCCTACGGCGCCTCGGCCAGCCACAAGCGTGAGCTGCAGCCGAGCAACGCGATCCAGTGGCGGATGCTCTCCGACGCCCACGAGGCGGGCGCCGCCGTCTACGACCTGCGCGGCATCACCGACACCCTCGACCCGGCCGACCCGCACTTCGGGCTGATCCAGTTCAAGCTCGGCACGGGTGGCCAGGCGGTGGAGTACCTCGGCGAGTGGGACCTGCCGATCAACGCGCTGCTGTTTCAGGCGTTCCGGCTGTACCTGGCGAAGCGGTAG
- a CDS encoding deoxyribonuclease IV, with protein sequence MLAIGAHVDQADPIAEAKARDAEVVQIFLGDPQDWKPPTIAYAGGAAALKEAVEAAGIALYVHAPYLVNVASSNNRIRMPSRKILQQQIDAAASIGARGLVVHGGHVLAKEDPSVGIENWRKTFERMEMRLPVLIENTAGGDNAMARKLDALARLWDAVGEFGAGFCLDTCHAHAGGEELATVVDRVKAITGRIDLVHANDSRDDFDSGRDRHENFGKGRIDPDELVAVIAGAGAPVVCETPGDAAGQGADISWLRERLPA encoded by the coding sequence ATGCTCGCCATCGGTGCCCACGTCGACCAGGCCGACCCGATCGCGGAGGCGAAGGCGCGCGACGCGGAGGTCGTGCAGATCTTCCTCGGCGACCCCCAGGACTGGAAGCCGCCGACGATCGCCTACGCGGGCGGCGCGGCCGCGCTGAAGGAGGCCGTCGAGGCCGCCGGGATCGCCCTGTACGTCCACGCGCCGTACCTGGTGAACGTCGCGAGCTCGAACAACCGCATCCGGATGCCCTCCCGCAAGATCCTCCAGCAGCAGATCGACGCCGCGGCCTCGATCGGCGCACGGGGCCTGGTCGTGCACGGCGGCCACGTCCTGGCCAAGGAGGACCCGAGCGTCGGCATCGAGAACTGGCGCAAGACGTTCGAGCGCATGGAGATGCGCCTGCCGGTGCTGATCGAGAACACCGCGGGCGGCGACAACGCCATGGCCCGCAAGCTCGACGCGCTCGCCCGGCTCTGGGACGCGGTCGGCGAGTTCGGCGCCGGGTTCTGCCTGGACACCTGCCACGCCCACGCCGGCGGCGAGGAGCTGGCGACCGTGGTGGACCGGGTGAAGGCGATCACCGGCCGGATCGACCTGGTCCACGCCAACGACAGCCGCGACGACTTCGATTCCGGCCGCGACCGGCACGAGAACTTCGGCAAGGGCCGGATCGACCCCGACGAGCTGGTCGCCGTGATCGCCGGTGCCGGTGCGCCGGTCGTCTGCGAGACCCCGGGCGACGCCGCGGGTCAGGGCGCGGACATTTCCTGGCTGCGGGAGCGGCTCCCCGCCTGA